ATCCACAACGTCCGGCACCCGAAGTGCGAGGTCACGATCGCGATGGTCGGCAAGTACGTCGACCTCACCGAGGCCTACAAGTCGCTCAACGAGGCGCTCGCGCACGGCGGCTTCCCGATCGGCGCGAAGGTGAACATCGAGTACGTCGACTCCGAGAAGTTCGAGGACGCGCACGTGCTCGCGCACGTCGACGGCATCCTCGTGCCGCACGGCTTCGGCGAGCGCGGCGCCGAGGGCAAGATCAAGGCCGTTCGTTATGCGCGCGAGAACAGGATCCCGTACCTCGGCATCTGCTACGGCATGCAGATGGCGGTGATCGAGTTCGCGCGCCACGTCGCCGGGCTCGAGCGCGCGAACTCGACGGAGATCGATCCGGCGACGCCGCACCCGGTGATCGACTTCCTGCCCGAGCAGCGCGCGGTCGCCGACAAGGGCGCGACGATGCGGCTCGGCGCCTATCCGTGCGCGCTCGCCGAGGGAACGCGCGCGCGCGAGCTCTACGGCCGGGCCGAGATCTCCGAGCGCCACCGCCACCGCTACGAGTTCAACCCGGCCTACCGCGAGCGGCTCGAGGCGGCGGGCCTCGTGTGCTCGGGCACCTCGCCGGACGGCCGGCTCGTCGAGGTCGTCGAGCTGCGCGACCACCCGTTCTTCGTGGCCTCGCAGTTCCACCCCGAGTTCGCGTCGCGGCCGTTCGAGCCGCACCCGCTCTTCGAGGCGTTCGTGCGGGCGGCGGCCGAGCACCGGCACGCCGGCTGACGGGAGGGGCGAGGGCGGACGCGTCGGCGCTTGAACGCGCGATCGCTTTCGTCTACACCCTGCGCTTCGCGTGGGACGTTAGCTCAGTTGGCTAGAGCACCGTGTTCACACCGCGGGGGTCGGAGGTTCGAATCCTCTACGTCCCACCACGCATCGCCCGCCGAATCGATGGATCCGAGCCTCTCGTCCCGCGCCGCGCGGGCCGCGGGCTCGCTGGCCCGGTAGCTCAGCTGGATAGAGCACCAGCCTCCGAAGCTGGGGGTCGCGCGTTCGAATCGCGCCCGGGTCACCATCCGCCGTTCGCGCGCCCGGTCGCGGGCCCGGTCGCGGGCACGGGGACGCCGCTCGCGCCGCGCCGGGGGCGGCGCTGTCTCACGCGAGCGCGAGCACCTCGTCGAAGCCCTCCCGCACGCACGCGACGAGCGCGTCGAGGTCCGGCACGGCGGCCGCGTCGGCGTTGAGCGAGACGTTCGCCATGTCGTCGATCGTGAAGAGCGTGGCGTTGACCGCGGCTCCCGAGAGCGGGCCGAAGGTCAGGAAGGCGCGGGCGCGCGCGCCCGCGACGAAGACCGGGGCGGGAATGCCGGGCACCGAGCTCGCGACGAGGTCGTTCTTCGTCGCCGAGGCCGCATAGGTGCGGAGCGCGAGCGGGAGCGGGAGCCGGTAGAGCACGCCGGCGACGACGTCGGAGTAGGCCTGCGCGGGCTCGTCGCGCGCCTCGGCGACGACGGCGTGGTGCGCGCGGATGCGGCGCGCCGGGTCGGGTTCGTCGATGCGCAGGGCGAGGCGGGCGACGGCGATGTGCGTGCCCGCGACGTCCGAGTCGGCCGCGGCGTTGCGCAGGCTGATCGGGATCGACGCGTTGAGCGCGGCGACGGGCTTGCCGTGCCGCGCGTGGTAGCGGTGGAGCCCGCCCGTCACGCCCGCGAGGAATGCGTCGCTCACGGTGCCGCCGGCGGCGTGCGCGGCGGCCTTGAGCGCGGCGATCGGCACCTGGAACGCGTCGACGTGGAAGTTCGTCGAGCGCGCCGTCATGACGGGGCTGAGCGGCCCGGGCATGTCGGCGAGCAGGCGGCGCAGCGAGGCGAGGTCGCGCGCCGCGGACTGCGCCGCACCGACCGGGTCGCGCGCGACGTCGACGGCCTTGCGCGCGCCCGCCCACAGGCGCCCCGGCACCTGCGCGAGCCGCTCGCGCACCGCCTCGCTCGAGAGCCGCGCCACGTCCGCGTCCTCGCCGGGCTCGAGCGCGCGCGGCGGCGGGGCGGCGCGCAGGTCGCCGTCGGGCGCGAGGTCGAACGAGTGCCGCATGATGCGCACGCCCGCGACGCCGTCGGTGACGGCGTGATGCATCTTCCACAGGATGGCCGCGCCGTTCTCGCCGCCCGGCCCCTCGCGCAGGCCGTCGATCGCGTAGAACTCCCACGGCGGGCGCTCGGGGTCGAAGGCCTGGCGTCCGATCGCGGCCGTGAAGTCGAGCAGCTCGCGCATCGTGCCCGCGCCGCCGAGGCGCAGGAAGCGCAGGTGATAGGCGAGGTCGAAGTCCTCGGCCCACGCCCAGATGGGCGTCGAGACGAGCTCGGGCATCGGCACGATGCGCTGACGGAGCCGCGGGATCTCGGCCGCCATGCGCGCGATCTTCGCGGTGAAGCGGGCGCGGTCGGGCGGCGCGTCGAGGACCGTCACCGAGAGGAGCGTCGACCGGAAGCGCCGGTCCCGCTCCATGCGCCACAGCATGGCGTCCTGCTCGCCCATCGCGCGCGGGAACTCGATCGTCGCGTCGGACACGTCCTTCCGTCCCTTCCTTTCCGGGCTCGCCGCGCGCCGGGCGCGCTCGCCTAACGAAGCGCTTCCCGCGCCGGCCCGCGGTGGCGCGCATAGGTCTCGCGGATCCACTTCGCGCCGGGGTGGTCCTCGAAGCGGCGGGTGAACGCGCGCAGCGCGGCGGGGACGGGCGCGGGGAACGCCATGTCGGGGTGCGCGGGGCCGGCGAGCGGCGCGAGCAGCGAGGCCGCCGCGAGGTCGGCGACGCTGAACGCATCGCCGACCAGGTGGCCGCTCGGGCCGGGCTGCGTCGCGAGCTCGTCGAGCGCGCGCTCGACCGTGGCGAGCCCGCGCGCGACGTCCGCGTCGTCCCGCGTGCGGTAGGCGCGCGCGATCAGGCGCCGCGCGACGGGGAACATGCCGCGGTAGAGCGCGCGCTTCGCGCGCGCGTGCCCCTCGCTGAAGAGCGCGCACATGTAGGCGCCCTCGTCGAGCAGCACGCGGAAGACGACCTGGCGCGCGGCGGGCCCGACCTCGTCGTCGAAGCGCCGCTCGATGGCGAGCGCGCGCTCGCGCTGCGCCGGGTCGGCGGGGTACAGCGGCGGCTCCGGGTAGCGGCGCTCGAGCTCGGCGACGATCGCGGCCGAGCCCTGCACGACCGCGCCGTCGACGAGGAGCACGGGGGTCGTCGAGGCCGGCGCGATGCGCGCGACGCGCGCGCGGTGCGGGCCGGGCAGCAGGTTCGTGCGCGCGTGCGGGATGCGCTTCCAGTCGAGCGCCCAGCGCGCCTTCTCGTTGAAGGTCGAGTACGGGAACTGGAGCAGCTCGATCCGCGCCATCGGGAGGCGCGAACCTATCACGGCGCCGCGTCGCCCGGTGCGCCGACGCCGTCTTCCGCCACCTCGAAGCCGGGCTCGCTCCGCCGCCCGCCCGGCAGGAAGTGGCGGATGCGCCGCGCGCCGATGCCGTGCGCGCGCGCCCACTGCGGGCTCGCCGCGCGCGCGGCGAGCGGGTCGAAGCCGCGTTCCGCGTCGAAGGGAACGCCGTGCGCCGCGTAGTAGTCGGCGAGCGTCGCGCGCGTGGCCGTGCCCGTGGCGTCCCGCCGCACCCAGAGCTCGCTGTTCGCGCTCGCGAAGGCGCGGAGCCACGCGGCGTCGCGCCGCGCGCGCTCGGGAGCGGGCGCGGCGTCCAGCCAGTCGCGCTCGACGAGGAGCAGGTCGAGCGCGAAGTCGTCGGCGAGGTCGAGGGCGCCCGGGCGCCCGGTCGCGATCACGTGACCGGCGCGCACGATGCCCTCGCCGATCTCGGGCCAGCGGCCGTCGGCGAACACGAGGTAGCGCCCGTTCAGCACGAGGTTCAGGTAGCCGCCCCACTCGGCGCGC
This region of Myxococcota bacterium genomic DNA includes:
- a CDS encoding glutathione S-transferase yields the protein MARIELLQFPYSTFNEKARWALDWKRIPHARTNLLPGPHRARVARIAPASTTPVLLVDGAVVQGSAAIVAELERRYPEPPLYPADPAQRERALAIERRFDDEVGPAARQVVFRVLLDEGAYMCALFSEGHARAKRALYRGMFPVARRLIARAYRTRDDADVARGLATVERALDELATQPGPSGHLVGDAFSVADLAAASLLAPLAGPAHPDMAFPAPVPAALRAFTRRFEDHPGAKWIRETYARHRGPAREALR
- a CDS encoding wax ester/triacylglycerol synthase family O-acyltransferase, encoding MSDATIEFPRAMGEQDAMLWRMERDRRFRSTLLSVTVLDAPPDRARFTAKIARMAAEIPRLRQRIVPMPELVSTPIWAWAEDFDLAYHLRFLRLGGAGTMRELLDFTAAIGRQAFDPERPPWEFYAIDGLREGPGGENGAAILWKMHHAVTDGVAGVRIMRHSFDLAPDGDLRAAPPPRALEPGEDADVARLSSEAVRERLAQVPGRLWAGARKAVDVARDPVGAAQSAARDLASLRRLLADMPGPLSPVMTARSTNFHVDAFQVPIAALKAAAHAAGGTVSDAFLAGVTGGLHRYHARHGKPVAALNASIPISLRNAAADSDVAGTHIAVARLALRIDEPDPARRIRAHHAVVAEARDEPAQAYSDVVAGVLYRLPLPLALRTYAASATKNDLVASSVPGIPAPVFVAGARARAFLTFGPLSGAAVNATLFTIDDMANVSLNADAAAVPDLDALVACVREGFDEVLALA